From Sporichthya brevicatena, the proteins below share one genomic window:
- a CDS encoding YggT family protein has product MSPVAQVVYFVLFAFLILLVARLVMEYVFLFARSYEPKGAVVVVLEVIYSVTDPPLKFLRRFIPPLRLGGVSLDLSFLVLFVIVTIGLSLVQQA; this is encoded by the coding sequence GTGAGTCCAGTGGCGCAGGTCGTGTACTTCGTCCTGTTTGCTTTTCTCATCCTGCTGGTCGCACGCCTGGTGATGGAGTACGTCTTCCTCTTCGCCAGGTCGTACGAGCCGAAGGGTGCCGTGGTGGTCGTGCTCGAAGTGATTTACTCCGTGACCGATCCGCCGCTCAAGTTCTTGAGGCGGTTCATTCCGCCATTACGTTTGGGAGGGGTGTCACTTGACCTATCCTTCCTTGTGTTATTTGTCATCGTCACCATCGGGCTGTCACTCGTGCAGCAAGCGTGA
- a CDS encoding DivIVA domain-containing protein: MPLTPEDVRNKQFTTVRLREGYDEDEVDAFLDEVETELRRLIRENDELRAKLAAATRAASAAPAASTTAPQPVVKAPEPPPAPEPPKPAPAPPAPAAVEASSSDSAARVLALAQQTADQAIAEARTEANKIVGDARQRAEAIEREARSKADALERDAQDKHRSIIGVLETQRTALETQLDQLRQFEREYRSRLKSFLEGQLRQLENSAEGENLSNGPRSAAARPAATTPRQPMRGFLIDEDEG, encoded by the coding sequence ATGCCGCTGACCCCCGAGGACGTGCGGAACAAGCAGTTCACGACCGTCCGTCTGCGCGAGGGCTACGACGAGGATGAGGTTGACGCCTTCCTCGACGAGGTCGAGACCGAGCTTCGGCGCTTGATCCGGGAGAACGACGAGCTGCGAGCCAAGCTCGCCGCCGCCACCCGGGCCGCGTCGGCGGCACCGGCTGCTTCCACGACCGCGCCCCAGCCCGTCGTCAAGGCGCCGGAGCCGCCTCCCGCGCCCGAGCCCCCCAAGCCCGCTCCCGCGCCCCCGGCGCCGGCCGCGGTCGAGGCGAGCTCGTCCGACAGCGCGGCCCGCGTGCTGGCGCTGGCTCAGCAGACCGCTGACCAGGCCATCGCCGAGGCCCGCACGGAGGCGAACAAGATCGTTGGCGACGCGCGGCAGCGCGCGGAGGCCATCGAGCGCGAGGCGCGCTCCAAGGCCGACGCCCTCGAGCGGGACGCCCAGGACAAGCACCGCTCGATCATCGGTGTCCTGGAGACCCAGCGCACCGCGCTGGAGACCCAGCTCGACCAGCTCCGTCAGTTCGAGCGTGAGTACCGCAGCCGCCTCAAGAGCTTCCTCGAGGGGCAGCTCCGGCAGCTGGAGAACAGCGCCGAGGGCGAGAACCTCTCGAACGGTCCGCGGTCGGCGGCCGCTCGGCCCGCGGCGACGACGCCGCGTCAGCCGATGCGCGGCTTCCTGATCGACGAGGACGAGGGCTGA